One window of the Pyrus communis chromosome 17, drPyrComm1.1, whole genome shotgun sequence genome contains the following:
- the LOC137723727 gene encoding vacuolar protein sorting 38-like isoform X2: protein MQQKLEARKMVMGNMSRHSMLAVENTKKKEEQLSIELRSLLVAGTSLSVARKRLEESNQLLSRDKGYVHLKNLQKMLRRRQQHMVSQVSLLYPVKFTMGPAQEQELESFPNTSRSGNSARFKPANQGTLTILGLHLTMLPFKMMSFFTDKKEVQKSATALGYVGHAVLLIASYLKVPLRYPLRLGGSHSYIIDHGPSIEPTSSDVSSYIVVSTDVKHVEFPLFLDGQDTTRAAYAVFLLNKDLEQLLNYIGVKSLGPRHVLANLKELVRTIQSVDYIDT, encoded by the exons ATGCAGCAGAAACTGGAAGCCAGAAAAATGGTGATGGGAAACATGTCAAGGCATTCTATGCTTGCTGTGGAgaatacaaaaaagaaagaggagCAGCTTAGTATAGAGCTTCGGTCACTATTGGTTGCTGGGACGTCTCTATCTGTTGCTAGGAAGCGGTTGGAG GAGTCCAATCAACTACTTTCCAGAGACAAGGGGTATGTTCATCTTAAAAACTTACAAAAGATGCTAAGAAGGCGACAACAACATATGGTATCACAAGTTTCGTTGCTATATCCTGTAAAGTTCACTATGGGTCCTGCACAAGAACAGGAACTTGAGTCATTTCCAAACACTAGTAGATCTG GTAATTCTGCTCGATTTAAGCCTGCAAATCAAGGAACATTGACAATTTTAGGTCTCCATTTGACAATGCTGCCTTTTAAAATGATGAGTTTTTTCACTGACAAAAAGGAGGTTCAGAAGTCTGCAACAGCCCTGGGATATGTCGGTCAT GCTGTCTTACTTATAGCTTCCTACTTAAAAGTTCCGTTGCGTTATCCATTGCGTTTGGGTGGTTCCCATTCCTATATTATTGATCATGGACCATCCATAGAGCCTACTTCATCTGATGTGTCGTCATATATAGTGGTTTCAACGGATGTGAAGCATGTGGAGTTCCCTCTCTTTTTAGATGGCCAAGACACAACCAGAGCTGCATATGCTGTATTCTTATTAAACAAG GATTTAGAGCAGCTTTTGAATTACATTGGCGTTAAGAGCTTAGGGCCGCGCCATGTCCTTGCCAATTTGAAGGAGCTTGTAAGGACTATTCAATCTGTAGATTATATAGATACGTGA
- the LOC137723727 gene encoding vacuolar protein sorting 38-like isoform X1, giving the protein MERDRDLSAESTKSDLENVKVIEWEEFEQEIVRLWSLSSALSEAQEKKQSLQRKLESLIEVEAESLRRSNELEEMQQKLEARKMVMGNMSRHSMLAVENTKKKEEQLSIELRSLLVAGTSLSVARKRLEESNQLLSRDKGYVHLKNLQKMLRRRQQHMVSQVSLLYPVKFTMGPAQEQELESFPNTSRSGNSARFKPANQGTLTILGLHLTMLPFKMMSFFTDKKEVQKSATALGYVGHAVLLIASYLKVPLRYPLRLGGSHSYIIDHGPSIEPTSSDVSSYIVVSTDVKHVEFPLFLDGQDTTRAAYAVFLLNKDLEQLLNYIGVKSLGPRHVLANLKELVRTIQSVDYIDT; this is encoded by the exons ATGGAACGAGACCGAGACCTGTCTGCAGAGTCGACGAAGAGCGATCTCGAAAACGTGAAGGTGATCGAATGGGAGGAATTCGAGCAAGAGATTGTGAGGTTATGGAGTCTTTCTTCTGCTCTTAGCGAAGCTCAGGAGAAGAAGCAGAGTCTTCAGCGGAAGCTCGAGTCTCTTATTGAG GTTGAAGCTGAGTCATTGAGACGATCAAATGAGCTTGAGGAGATGCAGCAGAAACTGGAAGCCAGAAAAATGGTGATGGGAAACATGTCAAGGCATTCTATGCTTGCTGTGGAgaatacaaaaaagaaagaggagCAGCTTAGTATAGAGCTTCGGTCACTATTGGTTGCTGGGACGTCTCTATCTGTTGCTAGGAAGCGGTTGGAG GAGTCCAATCAACTACTTTCCAGAGACAAGGGGTATGTTCATCTTAAAAACTTACAAAAGATGCTAAGAAGGCGACAACAACATATGGTATCACAAGTTTCGTTGCTATATCCTGTAAAGTTCACTATGGGTCCTGCACAAGAACAGGAACTTGAGTCATTTCCAAACACTAGTAGATCTG GTAATTCTGCTCGATTTAAGCCTGCAAATCAAGGAACATTGACAATTTTAGGTCTCCATTTGACAATGCTGCCTTTTAAAATGATGAGTTTTTTCACTGACAAAAAGGAGGTTCAGAAGTCTGCAACAGCCCTGGGATATGTCGGTCAT GCTGTCTTACTTATAGCTTCCTACTTAAAAGTTCCGTTGCGTTATCCATTGCGTTTGGGTGGTTCCCATTCCTATATTATTGATCATGGACCATCCATAGAGCCTACTTCATCTGATGTGTCGTCATATATAGTGGTTTCAACGGATGTGAAGCATGTGGAGTTCCCTCTCTTTTTAGATGGCCAAGACACAACCAGAGCTGCATATGCTGTATTCTTATTAAACAAG GATTTAGAGCAGCTTTTGAATTACATTGGCGTTAAGAGCTTAGGGCCGCGCCATGTCCTTGCCAATTTGAAGGAGCTTGTAAGGACTATTCAATCTGTAGATTATATAGATACGTGA
- the LOC137721838 gene encoding small ubiquitin-related modifier 2-like gives MSKASDQENRINIKCQYNEDGQRTFFRMRRNAKLQKLIDVFCTKRDIDPKAVDFIFDGQRVNKKKTLQQHGIEDNDEIEVFLRVGGGAAMLES, from the exons ATGTCCAAAGCTTCTGATCAAGAAAACAGAATCAATATCAAGTGCCAGTACAACGAG GATGGTCAAAGAACTTTCTTTAGGATGCGGCGTAATGCAAAGCTGCAAAAACTCATCGATGTATTTTGCACCAAGCGTGACATCGATCCCAAAGCAGTAGATTTCATCTTCGATGGCCAGAGagtgaacaaaaagaaaactctTCAGCAG CATGGAATCGAAGATAACGATGAGATTGAAGTCTTTTTGCGCGTCGGTGGAGGTGCAGCGATGTTGGAAAGTTAG
- the LOC137721903 gene encoding small ubiquitin-related modifier 1-like has translation MSDPSGITPDETKEQKPTINLKVKINKDGSEVFFRIKPTTKLNKVIDALCTKRSLDRNSLVFIFDGDHINGKKTAAEHHMEDGDEIDVFLLTDGGSVTFKLVMMN, from the exons ATGTCTGACCCCTCTGGGATTACTCCTGATGAAACCAAAGAGCAAAAACCCACCATTAATCTGAAGGTTAAGATTAACAAG GATGGAAGTGAAGTGTTTTTCAGGATTAAACCAACTACAAAGCTAAACAAAGTCATTGATGCATTGTGCACAAAACGTTCCCTGGATCGCAATTCCTTAGTGTTCATCTTCGATGGTGATCACATTAATGGCAAGAAGACTGCTGCGGAG CATCATATGGAAGATGGTGATGAAATTGATGTCTTTCTTCTCACTGATGGAGGTTCAGTGACATTCAAGCTTGTCATGATGAACTGA